From the Roseibium sp. HPY-6 genome, one window contains:
- a CDS encoding heme lyase CcmF/NrfE family subunit: MIVELGHYALVLAFALTLVQCFLPLWGALTGDDRLMAVAPPVSVTLFMLILISFVALTVAYLTSDFSVLNVVQNSHSAKPFIYKFTGVWGNHEGSMLLWVLILVFFGALVGVFGGNLPKDLKAATLAVQAWVTAGFILFLLATSNPFTRVVNPPLEGADLNPILQDIGLAIHPPLLYVGYVGFSITFSFAVAALILGRTDAAWARWVRPWTLLAWCFLTLGIAMGSYWAYYELGWGGWWFWDPVENASFMPWLAGTALLHSAIVMEKREALKVWTVLLAIFTFSLSLLGTFLVRSGVLTSVHAFATDPARGVFILGLLIFFIGGSLALYAWRAPMLKQGGLFAPISREGGLVLNNLFLTAACAAVFVGTLYPLALDAVTGEKISVGAPFFNLTFGPLMIPLLLTVPFGPILAWKRGDLLAASQRLYVAFGLALVFTLFTFWLWGMEKVLAPLGVGLAVWVMAGAVSEIVTRVKFFEIGPKRGFARLMGLPGSAWGTVVAHFGVGVTVLGIVTASAFQEERIETMRPGDTVEVSGYQVTFDGAAPRRGPNYVEEVGHFTIRQGGILVTELDPSKRVYTARQMPTTEAGIHTIGFSQIYLSMGESRGDGAIDVRVYFKPLITLIWIGCVIMSLGAVFSMADRRLRIGAPKPASRRKTAQPAAAE; the protein is encoded by the coding sequence GCCCTGACACTGGTGCAATGCTTCTTGCCATTGTGGGGTGCACTTACGGGCGACGACAGGCTGATGGCCGTGGCACCTCCGGTTTCCGTCACCCTCTTCATGCTGATCCTGATCTCGTTTGTCGCGCTGACGGTTGCGTATCTGACGTCAGATTTCTCGGTCCTGAATGTTGTCCAGAACTCCCACTCGGCAAAGCCCTTTATCTACAAGTTCACCGGTGTCTGGGGAAATCACGAAGGCTCAATGCTTCTGTGGGTACTCATCCTGGTGTTTTTCGGCGCGCTTGTCGGTGTCTTCGGCGGCAATTTGCCGAAGGATCTCAAGGCGGCAACACTAGCGGTTCAGGCCTGGGTCACCGCGGGCTTCATCCTGTTTCTGCTGGCGACATCAAACCCGTTCACGCGGGTGGTCAATCCACCTTTGGAAGGCGCCGACCTGAACCCCATCCTGCAGGACATCGGCCTCGCGATCCATCCACCGCTCCTTTATGTCGGTTATGTGGGTTTTTCCATCACGTTCTCTTTCGCTGTTGCCGCATTGATACTGGGAAGAACGGATGCTGCCTGGGCGCGTTGGGTGCGTCCCTGGACCCTTCTTGCTTGGTGCTTCCTGACGCTTGGGATCGCCATGGGCTCCTACTGGGCCTACTACGAACTCGGCTGGGGTGGCTGGTGGTTCTGGGATCCGGTCGAAAATGCCAGCTTCATGCCCTGGCTCGCAGGCACCGCGCTGCTTCACTCCGCGATCGTTATGGAGAAACGCGAAGCTCTCAAGGTCTGGACGGTGCTGCTCGCGATATTCACGTTCTCGCTGTCGCTGCTTGGTACGTTCCTGGTCCGGTCCGGCGTTTTGACGTCCGTTCACGCCTTTGCAACGGACCCGGCGCGCGGGGTCTTCATTCTCGGGCTGCTCATTTTCTTTATCGGCGGTTCTTTGGCGCTCTACGCATGGCGGGCGCCGATGCTGAAACAGGGCGGTCTGTTTGCCCCGATCAGCCGGGAAGGCGGGCTGGTTTTGAACAACCTGTTCCTGACGGCTGCGTGTGCGGCAGTTTTTGTCGGAACGCTTTATCCGCTTGCTCTCGATGCGGTCACCGGTGAGAAGATTTCCGTTGGAGCACCGTTTTTCAATCTGACCTTCGGCCCGCTGATGATCCCGCTCCTGCTGACGGTTCCTTTCGGACCGATCCTGGCCTGGAAACGCGGTGACCTTCTGGCGGCAAGCCAAAGACTTTATGTAGCGTTCGGCCTCGCATTGGTCTTCACGCTGTTCACATTCTGGCTGTGGGGCATGGAAAAGGTACTTGCGCCCCTTGGTGTCGGACTGGCTGTGTGGGTGATGGCCGGCGCTGTTTCGGAAATCGTCACGCGTGTGAAGTTCTTCGAGATCGGCCCGAAACGTGGTTTTGCCCGTCTTATGGGGCTTCCAGGCTCTGCCTGGGGGACAGTCGTCGCGCATTTCGGTGTCGGCGTAACGGTTCTCGGGATTGTGACAGCCTCGGCCTTTCAGGAAGAGCGCATTGAGACCATGAGACCGGGCGACACAGTCGAAGTCTCCGGGTACCAGGTGACTTTCGATGGCGCCGCACCGCGCCGCGGGCCAAACTACGTGGAGGAAGTCGGTCACTTCACGATCCGCCAGGGCGGCATTCTTGTTACGGAACTGGATCCGTCCAAGCGCGTTTATACGGCGCGGCAAATGCCGACAACGGAAGCAGGCATCCACACAATCGGGTTTTCCCAGATTTACCTGTCCATGGGCGAAAGCCGCGGCGATGGGGCGATCGACGTTCGCGTTTACTTCAAGCCTCTGATCACGCTGATCTGGATCGGCTGCGTGATCATGTCTCTCGGCGCGGTCTTCTCGATGGCCGATCGCCGGTTGCGGATCGGTGCCCCGAAACCGGCGTCGCGTCGAAAGACAGCGCAGCCGGCAGCGGCGGAGTAG
- a CDS encoding cytochrome c-type biogenesis protein: MILKCLTALLLLLSVLIAPAQAVAPDEVLEDPALEARARALSAELRCMVCQNQSIDDSDAPLAKDLRVLVRERLVAGDSDGQVIDYLVSRYGEFVLLKPRFAWHTFFLWAAGPIALVAGLIAIGLALRKRSQRMRQLSAAGPSKLSDEEEARLSALLNKSDRDESA; the protein is encoded by the coding sequence ATGATCCTCAAGTGTCTGACCGCCCTGTTGCTGCTTTTGTCCGTGCTGATTGCACCAGCTCAGGCGGTTGCACCGGACGAGGTCCTGGAAGATCCGGCTTTGGAGGCCAGGGCACGAGCGCTTTCGGCTGAACTGCGCTGCATGGTGTGCCAGAACCAGTCAATTGATGACAGTGACGCTCCCCTTGCGAAGGATTTGCGTGTCCTTGTGCGTGAACGTCTTGTCGCCGGAGACAGCGATGGTCAGGTGATTGACTATCTTGTCTCGCGCTACGGTGAGTTTGTTCTTCTGAAACCGAGATTTGCCTGGCACACGTTCTTTCTCTGGGCTGCAGGGCCTATCGCTTTGGTGGCGGGCCTCATTGCGATTGGCCTTGCGCTTCGCAAGAGATCGCAGCGCATGCGGCAGTTGTCTGCTGCTGGGCCCTCGAAACTCTCCGACGAAGAAGAGGCGCGTCTCAGCGCACTCTTGAACAAATCCGACCGTGACGAAAGCGCTTAA
- a CDS encoding LysR family transcriptional regulator: METNWLTDFLVLSKLGNFSQAADERNITQSAFSRRIKALETWLGTELFDRSSYPVSLTQEGQVFHATAQNILRELELNRVEFQRRKSGTTPDIRLAASTSLALSFVPEWLHQIKQHCGPFSVSIDTYDFYEMIELLGDRKMDLVVLYYKPEVPAFFEHQEFDAIKLGTDTMHLCTALDADGRPAYDVDHPPQNGLEYIGYGQTGYFSKVEDLLFSAMTPQDPTFVCTSQSGTCEFMKRLALLDQKMLWLPACSAYDSVVAGEFALAGNGRYDTELEIWVYKKRETRSTLIETIWTLLKSDPCTNHLKKFRLS, encoded by the coding sequence GTGGAAACCAACTGGCTGACGGATTTTCTGGTACTGAGCAAGCTGGGCAATTTCTCCCAGGCAGCGGATGAGCGCAACATCACGCAGTCGGCGTTCAGCAGACGGATAAAGGCGCTTGAGACCTGGCTCGGAACCGAGCTGTTCGATCGAAGCAGTTATCCGGTTTCCCTGACCCAGGAAGGTCAGGTCTTCCATGCGACCGCGCAAAATATCCTTAGGGAACTTGAGCTCAATCGCGTTGAATTTCAACGGCGTAAATCCGGAACGACACCGGACATCAGACTGGCGGCCTCAACGTCCCTGGCACTCAGCTTCGTTCCTGAATGGCTGCATCAGATCAAACAGCATTGCGGCCCGTTTTCCGTGTCCATCGACACCTATGACTTTTATGAAATGATCGAGTTGCTAGGCGACCGCAAGATGGATCTTGTGGTGCTCTATTATAAGCCAGAAGTTCCGGCATTTTTTGAGCATCAGGAGTTCGACGCGATCAAATTAGGCACAGATACTATGCATCTTTGTACTGCATTAGATGCGGATGGACGGCCGGCCTACGATGTCGACCACCCGCCCCAAAACGGACTCGAATACATCGGTTACGGTCAAACGGGATATTTTTCGAAAGTCGAGGATCTGCTTTTCTCGGCCATGACCCCGCAAGATCCGACATTCGTGTGCACTTCGCAAAGCGGGACATGCGAGTTCATGAAACGGCTGGCACTTCTCGACCAGAAAATGCTCTGGCTGCCGGCCTGCAGCGCTTATGACAGTGTTGTAGCCGGTGAGTTCGCCCTGGCGGGCAACGGCAGATACGACACGGAACTGGAGATCTGGGTCTACAAAAAGCGCGAAACGAGGTCGACCCTGATTGAGACTATCTGGACGCTTCTGAAGTCAGATCCGTGCACGAACCATCTGAAGAAGTTTCGGCTTTCGTAA